Proteins encoded within one genomic window of Micromonospora halotolerans:
- a CDS encoding low temperature requirement protein A gives MTIDRAVGLSRADGGPQRATLLELFLDLVFVAALALTSRSLAQRLDAVGVFQTVVLLMAIWWVWSVTALTTDLYNRQQPPIFAMTLWVMLGTILMAGTLPEAFADHALTFAGAYVAIHLGRGIFLVAALQGRTARMHASRFIFWFVLSAVPWLAGGLVAGWARGVLWTAALAVDYGSAALRYPTPRIGKVPASQYRVAADHLAERYQQFFTLALGDLILVTTLTYADHDVTAGRTAALLVAFAATVLLWQIYVHRAGSLLQATIESARDPGGFVRSAPNTHLVMVAGVVAASAGFEVAIAHPAEPTVPWLAGVIFGGPALFLTGRARFEYEVFSRVSPSRPVAFLVLAVAAPVLLGEPALVAGLAATVVLAGVAVADAVRASGNPPESPAPSM, from the coding sequence ATGACGATCGACCGAGCGGTGGGGTTGTCCCGCGCAGACGGTGGACCCCAGCGGGCGACCCTGCTGGAGCTGTTCCTCGATCTGGTGTTCGTCGCCGCGCTCGCCCTGACGTCACGATCGTTGGCCCAGCGTCTCGACGCGGTCGGGGTCTTCCAGACCGTCGTGCTGCTCATGGCGATCTGGTGGGTCTGGTCCGTCACCGCGCTGACCACCGACCTCTACAACAGGCAGCAGCCGCCCATCTTCGCCATGACGCTCTGGGTCATGCTCGGGACCATCCTGATGGCCGGCACGCTGCCCGAGGCCTTTGCCGACCACGCCCTGACCTTCGCGGGCGCCTACGTGGCGATTCACCTGGGCCGAGGCATCTTCCTGGTCGCCGCGCTGCAGGGCCGGACGGCGCGGATGCACGCCAGCCGGTTCATCTTCTGGTTCGTCCTGTCCGCCGTACCGTGGCTCGCCGGCGGTCTCGTGGCCGGCTGGGCGCGAGGTGTGCTGTGGACCGCCGCACTCGCCGTCGACTACGGGTCGGCCGCGCTCCGTTATCCCACCCCTCGGATCGGGAAGGTGCCCGCGTCCCAGTACCGGGTGGCGGCCGACCATCTGGCGGAGCGCTACCAGCAGTTCTTCACTCTGGCCCTCGGTGACCTCATCCTCGTCACCACCCTGACCTACGCCGACCACGACGTGACAGCCGGCCGGACGGCGGCGCTCCTGGTCGCGTTCGCCGCCACCGTGCTGCTGTGGCAGATCTACGTCCACCGCGCCGGATCCCTGCTGCAGGCCACCATCGAGTCGGCCCGGGACCCGGGCGGGTTCGTCCGGTCCGCACCCAACACCCACCTGGTCATGGTGGCCGGCGTGGTCGCCGCCTCCGCCGGTTTCGAGGTGGCCATCGCCCACCCCGCCGAGCCCACCGTGCCCTGGCTGGCCGGCGTCATCTTCGGCGGGCCCGCGTTGTTCCTGACCGGCCGGGCCCGGTTCGAGTACGAGGTGTTCAGCCGGGTGTCGCCGTCCCGGCCGGTCGCTTTCCTCGTGCTGGCGGTCGCGGCACCGGTCCTCCTGGGTGAGCCCGCGCTGGTGGCCGGCCTCGCCGCCACCGTCGTGCTGGCCGGGGTCGCCGTCGCCGACGCCGTCCGGGCCTCCGGGAACCCACCCGAGTCACCAGCGCCCTCCATGTAG
- a CDS encoding DUF5994 family protein, whose protein sequence is MSVTRQRGTASPPSVPTAPRLVLATDRAGSVLDGAWWPRSWDPVTELPGLVLALAERHGRIRHIMLNIDAWDSRFRRLAVGPDLVRLGWFDTLDPAVLVATTGGDIQVDLLIVPPATAAAAAQQAMAAAADPTNVRRAPDILAALRVPPAPRASGGADARAVWDNEGGGGGVAATGGGARGGPDRD, encoded by the coding sequence ATGTCCGTCACCCGGCAACGCGGCACCGCGAGCCCCCCGTCCGTGCCCACCGCGCCCCGGCTCGTCCTCGCCACCGATCGGGCGGGGTCGGTCCTCGACGGCGCCTGGTGGCCCCGGTCCTGGGACCCGGTCACCGAACTTCCGGGTCTCGTCCTCGCCTTGGCGGAACGCCACGGTCGGATCCGGCACATCATGCTCAACATCGACGCCTGGGACAGCCGGTTCCGCCGGTTGGCCGTCGGACCGGACCTGGTCCGGCTCGGCTGGTTCGACACCCTCGATCCCGCCGTGCTGGTTGCCACCACCGGCGGGGACATCCAGGTCGACCTGCTCATCGTGCCGCCCGCCACGGCAGCGGCCGCAGCCCAGCAGGCGATGGCGGCCGCCGCCGACCCGACCAACGTCAGGCGCGCGCCGGACATCCTGGCCGCCCTGCGGGTGCCACCGGCCCCGAGGGCCAGCGGCGGCGCCGACGCGCGCGCGGTGTGGGACAACGAGGGCGGTGGCGGCGGGGTCGCCGCGACGGGCGGCGGGGCACGGGGTGGCCCGGACCGCGACTGA